CAGCGCCAGCTTCCCTTCCGCGCTTTCCTTGGCGATGTTCTTCAGGGGCTTGAGCGGGTCGAAGCCGATCGCCGGGGCCTGGTCGGCGGCGCGCGCCTCGATGCCGAGCGGGCACAGGATCTGGTTCATCGCGGCCAGGCGCTGCTCTGGCGGCAGCGCGGCCAGGATCGAAGGGATCATGTTGGCCGGGAGGTTGCCTTCGTCTAGCCAGCGGAAAATCTTCTGCGCCGACTTCTTGGCGCGGTCGTAGGCGTCGCTGCCGCCGAATTCGAAGGTGATCTCCGTGGCCGCGCCGGCGGCGTACGCCAGGTGCGCTTCGACGATGGCGATGGCCACGGCCTCGCGGCTCATGCGCTGGGTAGTGCGCCATGCCTCGATGGCGGAGCGCAGGATCTCGACCAGCGATTGATTTTGAATACTCATCTTCGTGACTCTTTCCGATTAGAAAGCTAATCTGACAACACTATGAAAACTGCTCAGCCCTTCGAAACCACCGAGACTTACATGTCGCTAGCGCGGCGACGCGGAACCGAATCGGTGAGCCCGAGATCAGAAAAGACAGCCGGACGCGCCAAGCGCAGAAACTTGAGCTGCGCCTTCGGTATGCCTAATTTGCGCCACTCTGATACCGAAGGCGGCTGTATCTCGCAAAGCCGAGCTACTTCTGACGTCCCGCCCAGGGCGTCGATGATTTCATCGGGCGTAATGTCTCGATTCATGCGTCCATTTTAGGCATACCTAAATTATTAGGCAAGCGTTTTTAGGCTTACCTCACCAAAAAAAGATTAGGATTACCTAATGGAACAATGGAAACTAAGACTTGCCGAAGCACGTGCTGCGAAGGGGTTGAGCAAAAGTGATTTTGCGAAGGCCGTTCGCATCTCGCCGCCTACGGCTACTGACTGGGAGAAAAGTGTCGCTGACGGCGGCATCAAGGAAATATCGGGCATCCGACTGACGAAAGTCTGCGAGGTGCTTGGGATTGACCCGATGTGGCTCCTGCACGGCAAAGGGGATGGGCCAGCCAGGGCGCCGTCGCCCGACCGGATTGAAGACATCAAGCCAGTCGCCAGTGCCGACGCCGACAGCGGAGCCTTCGTGCACATCCCGAAGGTACGCCTCTTGGTCTCGGCTGGTGTGAGCGGTTTCGGCGTTGAGCCGGAGCCGTATGACGGATCGACCGCCACAGTGCCAGCCGACTGGTTGCGGCGGCGCCAGCTGCGCGCCGAGCACCTGATCGCGATACGCGTGCGCGGCCGCAGTATGGAGCCGACCTTCAACGAAGGTGATACCGTCTTCATCAACAAGCTCGACACGGAACCTTCCGACGGCGCGGTATTCGTCATCAACTACGAGGGCGAAGATGTGATCAAGCGCCTCACCCGTGACGCTGGCGATTGGTACCTGGTCTCGGACAACCGTAGCCAGGAATACCACCGGAAGCTATGTAAGGGTGCCGAGTGCATCATCATAGGTCGCGTGGTTCGTAGCGAGCGAGAACACTACTAGTGCAGTGCGTTGTCATGGACCTCTGCTGCGTGCGCGTAGCAGTGGTGAAGGTCGACCGTGCGCGCCTAATTGAGCCAGCTGCCACCAGGACGCTCAACGACCTACAGCCGCGCTTCGGAGTCCTGCCTATTCTGCTCGTCGCATTTGACGATCCTGACCTTACTGATGCTGAGGGCTTCTCGCACTTCCCGACTGCTCCGTACGTCGCCGAGCTCGTTGAATGGAACGCGCTCGAACCTGTCGAATGGGTGCTACTTCCAGAGATTGTTGAAGCCGAGCTCCCCTTCTAGGTCATTCGCACTACAACACAATTGGTGAGAATTCACGCTGCCGAGCAGGCGTAATATCCGCACATAGGACCGCGCTTCGTCGCGCCGTCTTATCAAGGGTTCACTATGCCGCGGATCTTGTGCCCAGCGTGTAAATCATCGCTCCAACGGAGCAAGCGATATGTGAACTGCCCCTGGTGCGGGCAGTCGCTCGCTGCAGCTTACCTCGCCCAGCCATTCGTAGCCGGCGCAGACTATCGGACCTGGCCGAGCTGGAAGGCCTGGGCCGGCGCCGCGGCGGTGGTAGCGCTTGCCGTGTCTACCTTGGCGACAGCCGAATGCAGCCGATCGCCAGCGCCACCACTGAGGAACAGGTCGCTCGCGCCCTGGCCACCTGCCAAGCGCGCATTGCTGCCCTGTCAGTCGGCGGTAAGGTGCCCGCCCCGCCGCCAGCCAAGAACTACGGTACGGAGCCCGAGTTCTACTTCGTCTGGCCGAAAGGGGTGTTCTTCTACGCCGACAGTGAGGGCGTGCTGAACGCGGCATCAGCCACCTGCAGGGGCGACGTGGCCACCGGCCTCATCACCGAGCTATCCCTGAACGGCCAAGACGTGACCGACGCGCCACGCCGTGAAGATTGGTGAGATTTTTGCAACTCAGCAGCAGATATACTCGCGCGAGCGAAACGGCACGCTTTGAAGCTTCCCCCGACGTCCGCCGTGTGACCTCCATCTAGCACCCATGTTGCATAGCCCACATTACCGCCCTTGGGCTGATCGTCCGTCCCGAGGTGTAAGACCTTGAGTAGACGGTATTATTAATCTGCCCACACTGACTCAAGACCTTAGAAAGTTGGTAGCACGATGACACTTTCAGAAAACCCGCAACAAAAAACCAATGACAGCAATGATCGCTCTCTAAGAGAGGAAATGGATCAAATAGAAAAGGAGTTAGCGGAAAAGCGCGTTCGCGATACCGAGATGCGCGCCGCGGCGGTGAGAGAGAAGATATTTGCAATGTCGATTGGTCTTTCCACGTCGATAATCTCTCTGGCATTGTTATATTCTGACCTAGCGAACACCCCGCTATTGGAAGTGATCGAGAATAACGGGAAGACAATTCTAGCCATGACGATAGCCATCGCTGGGGGCGTTTACACGATAATCGTAACTGGTCGACCACTTGGCCGTTTCCAAGAAGTCGATGTAAGGCGGCGAGAAGAGGCGCAAAAGAAAACCGTCCTATCCCCAGCCGCGTGGCCATTCCCTACCAGTAGTCGTCCACCTATGTTCGACTTAGAAGACAGCGTTGGGTCAGCTCCGCCGCCATCGCCGTTCTACCAACATTTTCAAGAAATTACGAACGCACTTGAAGAACGCGCTCTAAATGCGGAGGAAAAAGCATCTATTTTGCTCGACAAAGGTACGACATATACGATTGCGGGAATCGTCTTTTTTATAATTTCAATTATTGTGTGGCAGACCATATCGTGGATTCGAGGATTCCAGGTAGAGCATATCTACGGAATAATTTCTTGCACAAGTGTATTCATATTTGTAGAGTTTCTCAGCGCATGGTTTCTTCGGCAATATCGGCATTTCGTCGATACTGCGACATATCTACTGAAAGTCAAAGCAATATTTGATCGCTACGCTTTAGTTTTTTTAGCAATTGACTCGCTGCCAAAT
This portion of the Telluria beijingensis genome encodes:
- a CDS encoding LexA family transcriptional regulator gives rise to the protein MEQWKLRLAEARAAKGLSKSDFAKAVRISPPTATDWEKSVADGGIKEISGIRLTKVCEVLGIDPMWLLHGKGDGPARAPSPDRIEDIKPVASADADSGAFVHIPKVRLLVSAGVSGFGVEPEPYDGSTATVPADWLRRRQLRAEHLIAIRVRGRSMEPTFNEGDTVFINKLDTEPSDGAVFVINYEGEDVIKRLTRDAGDWYLVSDNRSQEYHRKLCKGAECIIIGRVVRSEREHY